In the Streptobacillus moniliformis DSM 12112 genome, one interval contains:
- a CDS encoding sensor histidine kinase, translating into MYSNNDLKKLFGIKNRITVTFSFVFIFITIFSTVILFFILNRQHNNILISQYTTKVNEINSYFSRIEDYTNKYNEKKLKLKFEPVIKDQTIVYPKPFNPGEEDFKYIVHIIAKNNLDVIALNTFDFTINNNNLPKTFSNINSNILIPKMIVLSNDTTSSTFSIVKLTRNIKGAIFEVYILKNIDQHIKTINTLKLLFLFSSLLGLILIFLTSREISERILKPIINIISTSKEISRGDLSRRIPYPSAKDELFDLTNIINEMLDKISLTFDKQSRFISDVSHELRTPISVIKGYAELINRRYIKSFTDEEKGTPKNELLIESTESIVKESENMTKLITSLLFLSRGDEKNIKMLNKVIINSTKILNQIETDYRLVSQNKKVVIEKSDTFQFVSDENLLLQSLRIIIENGLKYSPENSNVYISSIYDKKNNSGMFVVRDEGCGIKEDEVEKIFDRFYRVDESRNKETGGYGLGLSIFKRILEIQNHLFKIESKVNVGTKITIIINEVSNT; encoded by the coding sequence TTGTATTCAAATAATGATTTAAAAAAACTATTTGGAATAAAGAATAGAATTACAGTTACTTTTAGTTTTGTCTTTATTTTTATTACTATATTTTCAACTGTAATCTTGTTTTTCATATTAAATAGGCAACATAATAATATTTTAATTTCACAATACACTACTAAAGTGAATGAGATAAATTCATATTTTTCAAGAATTGAAGATTATACTAATAAGTATAATGAAAAAAAATTGAAATTAAAATTTGAACCTGTTATTAAAGATCAAACAATAGTATATCCAAAACCTTTTAATCCAGGAGAAGAAGATTTTAAATATATTGTACATATTATTGCTAAAAATAATTTAGATGTAATAGCATTAAATACATTTGATTTTACAATTAATAATAATAATTTACCAAAAACATTTAGTAATATTAATTCTAATATACTTATTCCTAAAATGATTGTATTAAGTAATGATACAACATCATCAACTTTTTCTATAGTTAAACTTACTAGAAATATTAAGGGAGCAATATTTGAAGTATATATATTAAAAAATATTGATCAACATATTAAAACTATTAATACCTTAAAATTATTATTTTTATTTAGTTCATTATTAGGATTAATTTTAATATTTTTAACTTCAAGGGAAATTAGTGAAAGAATTTTAAAGCCTATAATAAATATCATTAGTACATCCAAAGAGATTTCACGTGGTGATTTATCTCGTAGAATACCTTATCCTAGTGCTAAAGATGAATTATTTGATCTTACTAATATAATAAATGAAATGTTAGATAAAATAAGTCTTACCTTTGATAAACAATCAAGATTTATATCTGATGTTTCGCATGAACTTAGAACACCTATTTCGGTAATTAAAGGATATGCTGAACTTATTAATAGAAGATATATTAAATCATTTACTGATGAGGAAAAAGGAACACCTAAAAATGAATTATTGATTGAATCTACAGAATCTATAGTCAAGGAAAGTGAAAATATGACTAAGTTAATCACATCTTTACTATTTTTATCTCGTGGTGATGAGAAAAATATTAAAATGTTGAATAAGGTTATTATTAACTCGACAAAGATTTTAAATCAGATAGAAACAGATTATAGACTAGTCAGTCAAAACAAGAAAGTTGTTATAGAAAAAAGTGATACTTTCCAATTTGTTTCTGATGAAAATCTATTATTACAATCACTTAGAATAATAATAGAAAATGGATTAAAATATTCACCAGAAAATTCTAATGTGTACATTTCAAGTATATATGATAAAAAAAATAATTCTGGAATGTTTGTCGTTAGAGATGAAGGATGTGGAATTAAAGAAGATGAAGTAGAGAAAATATTTGATAGATTTTATAGAGTAGATGAATCACGTAACAAAGAAACTGGAGGTTATGGACTAGGATTATCTATTTTTAAAAGAATCCTTGAGATTCAAAATCATCTTTTTAAGATAGAATCAAAAGTTAATGTTGGAACAAAAATAACTATAATTATAAACGAGGTTTCAAATACTTAG
- a CDS encoding response regulator transcription factor, giving the protein MKEKILIIEDDVKIARIIEVELKFEGFDIQIENDGKEGLLAAKYNHFDLILLDVMLPKMNGFEVCKRIREDSDVPIIFLTAKDQITDKVISFDYGADDYITKPFSNEELIARVKALLRRSTLKNKKKEDFIFEDLRISYTAHEVYRGGELIQLSKKEFELLDYLVLNKGIVLGRDSILEEVWGFDQIGNNNILDLYIKYLRDKIDKPYLRKFIQTKRGIGFVFK; this is encoded by the coding sequence TGAAGGAAAAGATTTTAATTATAGAAGATGATGTAAAAATAGCTAGAATCATAGAGGTAGAATTAAAATTTGAAGGATTTGATATACAAATTGAAAATGATGGTAAAGAAGGTTTATTAGCAGCAAAATATAATCATTTTGATTTAATATTATTAGATGTAATGTTACCAAAAATGAATGGATTTGAAGTTTGTAAAAGAATTAGAGAAGATTCTGATGTACCGATAATATTTTTAACAGCAAAAGATCAAATAACTGATAAAGTTATATCATTTGATTATGGTGCAGATGACTACATTACAAAACCTTTTTCGAATGAAGAATTAATAGCTAGAGTAAAAGCACTTTTAAGACGTTCTACTCTGAAAAATAAGAAAAAAGAAGATTTTATATTTGAAGATTTAAGAATATCATATACAGCACATGAAGTATATAGAGGAGGAGAATTAATTCAATTATCTAAAAAAGAATTTGAATTATTAGACTACCTTGTCTTAAATAAAGGTATAGTTCTAGGTAGAGATAGTATATTAGAAGAAGTGTGGGGCTTTGATCAAATTGGTAATAATAATATATTAGATTTATACATTAAATATCTAAGAGATAAAATTGATAAACCTTACTTAAGAAAATTCATTCAAACAAAAAGAGGTATAGGATTTGTATTCAAATAA